Genomic window (Chloroflexota bacterium):
CGTCGGGCATGCGCATTGACCGTGACCGTTGCACCATGTGTGGTGCATGCGCAGAAGCCTGCCTGGCTGGAGCTTTAGAGGTCATTGGCCGCCATTGGAGCCCTGAGCAATTGTTGCTGGAATTGCTCAAAGACAAGGTATTTTATGAAACATCTGGAGGTGGTATCACTTTCAGTGGCGGCGAGCCCATGATGCAGGTAGATTTCCTCTGTCAGGTATTGCCTAGATGCCGGGAAGCAGGCCTCCACGTCGCCTTGGATACGTGTGGTGCGGTCTCTTGGGAACGCTATGAGCAAGTGTTGGACTGGGTGGACTTGGTCCTTCTCGACCTGAAAATCATGGATGCAGGACGTCACAAAGATGCTACCGGAGTCTCGAACGAACACATTCTGGAAAATGCTCGCCACATGGCCGCTCGACAGATGCCAATGTGGATTCGCACGCCAGTCATCCCTGGTTATACAAATGACCTGGCAAATATCCAGGCGATCGGTTGGTTCATCCGGGAGAGATTGCCCACAGTACAACGCTGGGATTTGTTGGCTTATACCAATCTAGGCAAACCCAAATATCACCGGTTGGATCAGCCCTATCTATTGGAAGAGGTACCATTGCTCACCAGCGAGGAAATGGAACTTATCTGGCATACAGCAGTCCAATTGGTTCCACAGGCGCACTGGTCTGGGGCCACTCGATAAAGACAGAGGAGAGCAAGACAATGGCTCATGACACTCCTCTGTACTATCGCAATCTGGTCTTGTACGAGGTCTTTGTGCGCAACCATGGCCCCAGTGGTACATTCGCCGACGTACAAGCCGACCTGCCCCGCATTCGGGACATGGGGGTTGATGTGGTCTGGTTCATGCCCATCCATCCCATTGGCAAAATACAGCGAAAGGGGCGTTTGGGTAGCCCATACTCTATCGTTGATTATCGGGAAGTCAATCCTGAGTACGGGGACAAGGCAGCCTTGGCGCATCTGATTGAGAACGCACACGAATTGGGACTGAAGGTCATGATAGACGTCGTGTACAACCACACTGCACATGACTCGCGACTAGCACAAGAGCATCCAGAGTGGTTTCACTGTGATGAACATGGCGTTCCCGCAAGCACGGTCCCGGAATGGAGCGATGTCATTGATCTGAAACACCCCAACCAAGCTTTGGCAGCCTACCTAATCGAGATCCTTCAGGAATGGGCCGAATTCGGCATAGATGGCTTTCGCTGCGATGTTGCTTCGTTGCTACCACTGGAATTCTGGCTACAGGCGCGTCGCGAGGTAGCCAAGGTTAAGCCTGGCATAATCTGGCTGGCTGAGTCGGTGCACGCTGCATTCGTTGCTGCACGGCGTGCCGCCGGGCTGACTGCCATCTCCGACAGCGAGCTCTATCAGGCCTTTGATCTGACCTATGATTATGATATCTGGCCTATCTGGCAGGCTGCTGTGGTGGGGAAGGTTCCTGTAGGACGTTATCTGGAGATGTTGCGCTATCAGGATTGCATCTATCCGGCCAATTTTGTCAAACTGCGCTGTGTAGAAAATCACGACCAGGCGCGCATCATGGCCTTGGCCCCAACCCGTTCTCAGGCAATTGCATGGACAGCTTTCCAGGCGTTTAACAAAGGGGCGTTTCTCATCTATGCCGGCCAGGAATCAGCGGCTACCCACACTCCTTCCCTGTTTGATACAGACAGAATAAAGTGGGGCTATTATGAGCTACAGCCATTCCTGACTTTATTGACGCATCTGAAAAAAGATCCGGCACAGATGGCAGGCCAGTTCGTTCTGCTGAGCACAGAGCCAGCGATTCAGGCAACTTGGTTTTTGCCTGGCAATAGTCTGTATGGTGTTTTCAACACGAGCGCTACCACGGGACGGATGTCTGTACGGCTGCCTGACGGAGAGTACACCGATCTCTTGAGCGGGGCAACTGTGCTTGTTACGCAAGGGCATATGACGATCCCACCTTCAGCAGTCATTCTACGCTATGCAGACAAAATAG
Coding sequences:
- a CDS encoding glycyl-radical enzyme activating protein, with protein sequence MNPTNCDEHDMTVTGLAFNVQRFSTEDGPGIRTTVFLKGCPLRCAWCHNPEGLSPKPELVWYDMRCVGARECLKVCPVDALQLMPSGMRIDRDRCTMCGACAEACLAGALEVIGRHWSPEQLLLELLKDKVFYETSGGGITFSGGEPMMQVDFLCQVLPRCREAGLHVALDTCGAVSWERYEQVLDWVDLVLLDLKIMDAGRHKDATGVSNEHILENARHMAARQMPMWIRTPVIPGYTNDLANIQAIGWFIRERLPTVQRWDLLAYTNLGKPKYHRLDQPYLLEEVPLLTSEEMELIWHTAVQLVPQAHWSGATR
- a CDS encoding alpha-amylase, whose product is MAHDTPLYYRNLVLYEVFVRNHGPSGTFADVQADLPRIRDMGVDVVWFMPIHPIGKIQRKGRLGSPYSIVDYREVNPEYGDKAALAHLIENAHELGLKVMIDVVYNHTAHDSRLAQEHPEWFHCDEHGVPASTVPEWSDVIDLKHPNQALAAYLIEILQEWAEFGIDGFRCDVASLLPLEFWLQARREVAKVKPGIIWLAESVHAAFVAARRAAGLTAISDSELYQAFDLTYDYDIWPIWQAAVVGKVPVGRYLEMLRYQDCIYPANFVKLRCVENHDQARIMALAPTRSQAIAWTAFQAFNKGAFLIYAGQESAATHTPSLFDTDRIKWGYYELQPFLTLLTHLKKDPAQMAGQFVLLSTEPAIQATWFLPGNSLYGVFNTSATTGRMSVRLPDGEYTDLLSGATVLVTQGHMTIPPSAVILRYADKIDLQAFYSELLDYHHEPQ